In bacterium, the sequence GGCCGTCGATCAAGCGCCCTGAGATGATCTGCCAAATACCGAGCGCGATGAAGAGATACGCGATGAACCGACCGACTCCGGAGACGATTTGCGTGGCGCGTCGGAGACTGTGCGTGACTTCCCACACCACGGCCCGCAACACCCGCCCACCGTCCAGCGGATACCCTGGGATCAGGTTGAAAAGCGCGAGCAACCCGTTGATCGAGCCGAGATAGGACGTCAGCGCGTACAACGCGGGCGTGGGCGCCGCGGAACGCGCCAGGGTGAACGCACCGGCCAACGCACCGCTCACCACCGGACCGGCGATGGCGATCCAAAACTCGGCCGCTGCGCCCGGCGGCTCCTGCCCCAGTTGGGCGAGGCCGCCAAACACGAAGAGCGTGATACTCTTGACGGGCACGCCGAAGCGACGGGCGATCACTGCGTGTCCAAGTTCGTGCAGGACTACCGAAGCGAAGAAGAGCAGGGCGGTGGCGAGCCCGGTGATCCAGTACACGCCGACCGGCCATCCGGGATACTGCGCTGGGAAATATCCCGCCGCAAGCGACCATGTGATGAGCCCAAAGATCAGGAACCACGAGTAATCGAGACCAAGCGGAATGCCCAGCACGCGACCAAGGGGAATAGCTTGGCGGATCACCACCCTCACCTCCGTCTCGGGTGTGATTCCACAGACAGGGCTGGCACAGCGAACAGCGTGAAGGCGCGCCTCCGAGCGCCCCTATGGCACGATGACCACGACGAGAGTCATGCAGCCATCGGCCAAGCGTGTCACATCGAGGCAGATGAAGTGACCCGGGGGCCGCCGCCCCCGCCTAGCGCATCCGCAGACTACGACAACGCATCCACGTCGTGCGGCATGCTCTCCCGGACTCCGGCGTCGGTCACCCGCATGAACCGCGCGTTCTTGTGCAGTTCGGCGAGCGTCGTCGCACCGCAGTAGCTCATCCCCGATCGAAGAC encodes:
- a CDS encoding site-2 protease family protein; translated protein: MIRQAIPLGRVLGIPLGLDYSWFLIFGLITWSLAAGYFPAQYPGWPVGVYWITGLATALLFFASVVLHELGHAVIARRFGVPVKSITLFVFGGLAQLGQEPPGAAAEFWIAIAGPVVSGALAGAFTLARSAAPTPALYALTSYLGSINGLLALFNLIPGYPLDGGRVLRAVVWEVTHSLRRATQIVSGVGRFIAYLFIALGIWQIISGRLIDGLWIAFVGWFLESAAASSGRQIAIHDLLAGHSVRDLMARDYPTVSPDLPLETVIHDHILATGWHTLPVVQDGQFVGLLTLDEIKAIPRAAWATTRVRNVMTPRDRVPTVTPDADLAVAVDALGAGTADVLPVVDANSFVGAVSRYRLVAFLQAQAVLGA